From one Conexibacter woesei Iso977N genomic stretch:
- a CDS encoding GGDEF domain-containing protein, translated as MALTLFGVGSTVCAAGAVLKPDLTDTARQVQLIGAGGTALCGLAVWLLPPWRWVVHVGAMISIVMLGLLMGSSNAIGATPFFFLWPLVHLAYFARRAVVATGFAVLTTTVTVAVAVNPYATNRADTIIGTVLSVGLMTGLVMVMTARERELQAALARAADTDALTGVLNRRGLAPLVEALVARASAGDGTLAVVMVDLDHFKRFNDRHGHLVGDEALIRLAGALTAAARDGDHVARVGGEEFTVALPGADAGAAQAYADDVMRRLRDEDIAPDLRLTVSAGIATHGPDADTVHLLMRAADAALYRAKHAGRDRAVVALRDAA; from the coding sequence GTGGCCCTCACGCTCTTCGGCGTGGGGTCGACGGTGTGCGCCGCGGGCGCCGTGCTGAAGCCGGATCTGACCGACACCGCGCGCCAGGTCCAGCTGATCGGCGCGGGCGGGACGGCGCTGTGCGGGCTGGCCGTGTGGCTGCTGCCGCCGTGGCGCTGGGTCGTGCACGTCGGGGCGATGATCTCGATCGTCATGCTCGGCCTGCTGATGGGGTCGTCGAACGCGATCGGCGCGACCCCGTTCTTCTTCCTCTGGCCGCTCGTGCACCTCGCGTACTTCGCCCGGCGCGCGGTCGTCGCCACCGGGTTCGCGGTCCTGACGACGACGGTCACGGTCGCGGTGGCCGTCAACCCGTACGCGACCAACCGCGCCGACACGATCATCGGCACGGTCCTGTCGGTGGGGCTGATGACCGGGCTGGTGATGGTCATGACCGCGCGCGAGCGCGAGCTGCAGGCCGCGCTGGCCAGGGCCGCCGACACCGACGCGCTGACCGGCGTCCTGAACCGGCGCGGGCTGGCCCCGCTGGTCGAGGCGCTCGTCGCGCGGGCGAGCGCGGGCGACGGGACGCTCGCGGTCGTGATGGTCGACCTCGACCACTTCAAGAGGTTCAACGACCGCCACGGCCACCTCGTCGGTGACGAGGCGCTGATCCGGCTGGCCGGCGCGCTGACCGCCGCGGCCCGCGACGGCGACCACGTCGCCCGCGTCGGCGGCGAGGAGTTCACCGTCGCGCTGCCCGGCGCCGACGCGGGCGCCGCCCAGGCCTACGCCGACGACGTCATGCGCCGCCTGCGCGACGAGGACATCGCGCCCGACCTGCGCCTCACCGTGAGCGCCGGCATCGCCACCCACGGCCCGGACGCCGACACCGTCCACCTGCTCATGCGCGCCGCCGACGCGGCGCTCTACCGCGCCAAGCACGCGGGCCGCGACCGTGCGGTCGTGGCGCTACGCGACGCGGCCTGA
- a CDS encoding LLM class flavin-dependent oxidoreductase: protein MTKKRIGFLSFGHWQPVPGSRTQTGQDALLQSIELAVNAEALGIDGAYVRVHHFARQLASPFPLLSAIGARTSRIEIGTAVIDMRYENPLYMAEDAAAADLIAGGRLQLGVSRGSPEPALDGAATFGHVPAEGETDADMARRHTADFRAAIAGAPVADADIRMTGSRARLAIQPQSPGLGDRIWWGSGTRATAEWAAQQGMNLQSSTLLVEDTGVPFDELQAEQIRLYRAAWEIAGHDREPRVSVSRSVIPLANDLDIAYFGDRALQDGSDQVGYLEGVLARFGKSYIGEPDRIAAELAQDAAVQASDTVLLTVPNQLGVDYNTNMLQTIAEHVAPAIGWEPADSGRVA from the coding sequence ATGACCAAGAAGCGCATCGGGTTCCTGTCGTTCGGCCACTGGCAGCCCGTCCCGGGCTCGCGCACCCAGACCGGCCAGGACGCGCTGCTGCAGTCGATCGAGCTGGCGGTCAACGCCGAGGCGCTCGGGATCGACGGCGCCTACGTGCGCGTCCACCACTTCGCGCGCCAGCTCGCGTCGCCGTTCCCGCTGCTGAGCGCGATCGGCGCGCGCACGTCGCGGATCGAGATCGGCACCGCCGTGATCGACATGCGCTACGAGAACCCGTTGTACATGGCCGAGGACGCGGCGGCCGCCGACCTGATCGCGGGTGGCCGGCTGCAGCTCGGCGTGTCGCGCGGCTCGCCGGAGCCGGCGCTCGACGGCGCGGCGACCTTCGGCCACGTGCCCGCCGAGGGCGAGACCGACGCCGACATGGCCCGCCGCCACACCGCGGACTTCCGCGCGGCGATCGCGGGCGCGCCGGTCGCCGACGCCGACATCCGGATGACCGGATCGCGCGCGCGGCTGGCGATCCAGCCGCAGTCGCCGGGGCTCGGCGACCGGATCTGGTGGGGCTCCGGCACGCGCGCGACCGCCGAGTGGGCCGCGCAGCAGGGCATGAACCTGCAGTCCTCGACGCTGCTGGTCGAGGACACCGGCGTGCCGTTCGACGAGCTGCAGGCCGAGCAGATCCGGCTCTACCGCGCCGCGTGGGAGATCGCCGGCCACGACCGCGAGCCGCGCGTGTCGGTCAGCCGCTCGGTGATCCCGCTCGCCAACGACCTCGACATCGCCTACTTCGGCGACCGCGCGCTCCAGGACGGGAGCGACCAGGTCGGCTACCTCGAGGGCGTCCTGGCGCGCTTCGGCAAGTCCTACATCGGCGAGCCCGACAGGATCGCCGCCGAGCTCGCCCAGGACGCCGCGGTCCAGGCGTCCGACACCGTGCTGCTGACCGTTCCCAACCAGCTCGGTGTCGACTACAACACCAACATGCTCCAGACGATCGCCGAGCACGTCGCCCCGGCCATCGGCTGGGAGCCGGCCGACTCAGGCCGCGTCGCGTAG
- a CDS encoding TetR/AcrR family transcriptional regulator codes for MAKPNRPAFNHRKASAAPQRKPPLDRERIVAATINILDSEGPGALTFRRLAADLGAGVATLYWHVDSKEVLMDLALDHVLGEADKGFDAHPDQPWDQRLQQGMVELWELLARHPWAAHQAILSDNRGPNLLHHWDRACALLFSIGLEPDDVFYVMSTLFTYVVGVGMANALWHDYGAADQETNHAAELQAAAQLFDEIPEDEYPDFRRVLPVFTTHTQEVEFLRGLDLVLAGIRARVATVAG; via the coding sequence ATGGCCAAGCCCAACCGCCCCGCCTTCAACCACCGCAAGGCCTCCGCCGCGCCCCAGCGCAAGCCGCCGCTGGACCGCGAGCGGATCGTCGCCGCGACGATCAACATCCTCGACAGCGAGGGTCCCGGCGCGCTGACGTTCCGCCGCCTCGCCGCCGACCTGGGCGCGGGCGTCGCCACGCTCTACTGGCACGTCGACAGCAAGGAGGTCCTGATGGACCTCGCGCTCGACCACGTCCTCGGCGAGGCCGACAAGGGCTTCGACGCCCACCCCGACCAGCCGTGGGACCAACGCCTACAACAAGGCATGGTCGAGCTGTGGGAGCTGCTCGCCCGCCACCCGTGGGCCGCCCACCAGGCGATCCTCTCCGACAACCGCGGGCCCAACCTCCTGCACCACTGGGACCGCGCGTGCGCGCTGCTCTTCAGCATCGGGCTGGAGCCCGACGACGTGTTCTACGTCATGTCCACGTTGTTCACCTACGTGGTCGGCGTCGGCATGGCCAACGCGCTCTGGCACGACTACGGCGCCGCCGACCAGGAGACCAACCACGCCGCCGAGCTGCAGGCGGCCGCGCAGCTGTTCGACGAGATCCCCGAGGACGAGTACCCCGACTTCCGCCGCGTCCTGCCGGTCTTCACGACGCACACCCAAGAGGTCGAGTTCCTGCGCGGGCTGGACCTCGTCCTGGCCGGCATCCGCGCGCGGGTCGCTACCGTCGCGGGGTAG